One window from the genome of Nocardioides panaciterrulae encodes:
- a CDS encoding FUSC family protein, whose protein sequence is MRSEGRGALLWSLRITSAATASYVVGTLIFPGTQPLLAPLTAMLVVQVTPVSLLASGLDRVIAVVTGVSLAVGFASVVPLEWWSLAILIFVSLLIGQALRLQSNLIEVAISGMLVLGVGVLSAESAAWQRIAETLVGAAVGIAANLLVPPRIPTADAGRAIEGLADAVSDLLSRSADALEQLATEHQPVGAAAAAWLGDARRITHHDVPRVGATVLHAEQGRRLNVRAVGTADLGPGLRHGLEALEHTAVTVRSMYRALADATSGGAAWTAEDTAEDVVLGLVQTFRELAAAVDAFGELVRLEAAPARKMGSADFGALRAAMDGLPEARSRLEELVMAETDPDLRELHASVLSSVKRVQQELDLEHRVRRQLQLRRPVRTRPAPLRPHAARRRQPSPFAEAEPDAETQLMPKLDDDIEDQ, encoded by the coding sequence GTGCGCAGCGAAGGGCGCGGCGCGCTGCTCTGGTCGCTGCGGATCACGAGCGCAGCGACCGCGAGCTACGTCGTCGGCACGCTGATCTTCCCGGGCACCCAGCCACTGTTGGCGCCGCTGACCGCGATGCTGGTCGTCCAGGTCACGCCGGTCTCGCTGCTGGCCAGCGGGCTGGACCGGGTGATCGCGGTCGTGACCGGCGTGTCGCTGGCGGTGGGGTTCGCCTCCGTCGTACCGCTGGAGTGGTGGAGCCTGGCGATCCTGATCTTCGTCTCGCTCCTGATCGGCCAGGCGCTGCGGCTGCAGTCGAACCTGATCGAGGTCGCGATCAGCGGCATGCTCGTGCTCGGCGTGGGCGTGCTGAGCGCGGAGTCCGCCGCCTGGCAGCGGATCGCGGAGACGCTGGTCGGCGCCGCGGTCGGGATCGCGGCGAACCTGCTCGTGCCGCCCCGGATCCCCACCGCCGACGCCGGACGGGCGATCGAGGGGCTCGCCGACGCGGTCAGCGACCTGCTGAGCAGGTCGGCGGACGCGCTGGAGCAGTTGGCCACCGAGCACCAGCCGGTGGGCGCGGCCGCCGCCGCGTGGCTGGGCGACGCACGCCGGATCACGCACCACGACGTACCGCGGGTGGGGGCCACCGTGCTGCACGCCGAGCAGGGCCGCCGGCTCAACGTGCGAGCCGTCGGCACGGCCGACCTCGGGCCCGGGCTGCGGCACGGTCTGGAGGCGCTGGAGCACACGGCGGTCACGGTGCGCTCGATGTACCGCGCGCTCGCCGACGCCACCTCGGGCGGCGCGGCCTGGACGGCGGAGGACACGGCGGAGGACGTGGTGCTGGGCCTGGTGCAGACGTTCCGCGAGCTCGCGGCCGCGGTCGACGCCTTCGGGGAGCTGGTGCGGCTGGAGGCGGCGCCGGCGCGGAAGATGGGCTCCGCGGACTTCGGAGCGCTGCGAGCGGCGATGGACGGGCTGCCGGAGGCGCGCAGCCGGCTCGAGGAGCTGGTGATGGCCGAGACCGACCCGGACCTGCGCGAGCTGCACGCGTCCGTGCTCTCCTCGGTCAAGCGGGTGCAGCAGGAGCTGGACCTCGAGCACCGGGTGCGACGCCAGCTGCAGCTGCGCCGTCCGGTCCGCACCCGGCCCGCGCCCCTGCGGCCGCACGCCGCCCGCCGGCGGCAGCCCTCGCCGTTCGCCGAGGCGGAGCCGGACGCGGAGACCCAGCTGATGCCGAAGCTCGACGACGACATCGAGGACCAGTGA
- a CDS encoding MFS transporter yields the protein MRAAFARPGFALLYAGLSTSMLGDSIMLLVLSMWVKTLTGSNALAGLTFFFMVVPAMGAPVLGVWVDRLPRRTVLVWGSAASAAAVLPLVLVRDAGDLWLIWLVAFAYGISFVVLPAALNGLLKDLMPDHLLVEANAALQTTKEGYRLFGPLVGAGLFAAVGGWAVAVADAASFLVAAGLIAAIRVEEQPLVPDETPFREQLTAGLRFLGTDRVLKHVLVGFGAMILVIGFFEASIYALLDAFDRPATYAGFLVTVQGVGAVAGGLLSSRVVRAVSEVGALVVGLGLLAVATLGAALAPSIGAVLGCLVVMGFGLPVTFVSFMTLMQRRSPRELIGRVSGAVEVLMATPQAVSLAVGSVLVSVLSYRQIFLVIAAVVALGAAYIAARLRDAIGRTGRTEPVDVTE from the coding sequence GTGAGGGCCGCGTTCGCGCGGCCCGGCTTCGCCCTGCTGTACGCCGGCCTGTCGACGTCGATGCTCGGCGACTCGATCATGCTGCTGGTGCTGAGCATGTGGGTGAAGACGCTCACCGGCTCCAACGCGCTGGCCGGGCTGACCTTCTTCTTCATGGTGGTCCCGGCGATGGGAGCGCCGGTGCTCGGCGTCTGGGTCGACCGGCTGCCCCGCCGGACGGTGCTGGTCTGGGGCAGCGCCGCCTCCGCAGCGGCGGTGCTGCCGCTGGTGCTGGTGCGGGACGCCGGGGACCTGTGGCTGATCTGGCTCGTCGCGTTCGCCTACGGCATCAGCTTCGTGGTGCTGCCGGCAGCCCTCAACGGGCTGCTGAAGGACCTGATGCCCGACCACCTGCTGGTCGAGGCGAACGCGGCGCTGCAGACCACCAAGGAGGGCTACCGGCTCTTCGGCCCGCTCGTCGGCGCGGGTCTGTTCGCGGCGGTCGGCGGCTGGGCCGTGGCCGTGGCCGACGCGGCCAGCTTCCTGGTCGCCGCCGGCCTGATCGCCGCCATCCGGGTGGAGGAGCAGCCGCTCGTGCCCGACGAGACGCCCTTCCGCGAGCAGCTGACCGCCGGCCTGCGGTTCCTCGGCACCGACCGGGTGCTCAAGCACGTGCTGGTCGGCTTCGGGGCGATGATCCTGGTGATCGGGTTCTTCGAGGCCTCCATCTACGCGCTGCTCGACGCCTTCGACCGGCCCGCGACGTACGCCGGGTTCCTGGTGACCGTGCAGGGCGTCGGCGCCGTGGCCGGTGGCCTGCTCAGCAGCCGCGTGGTGCGGGCGGTGAGCGAGGTCGGCGCGCTGGTGGTGGGGCTGGGCCTGCTGGCCGTCGCCACCCTGGGCGCCGCGCTCGCCCCGAGCATCGGCGCGGTCCTGGGCTGCCTGGTGGTGATGGGGTTCGGCCTCCCGGTCACCTTCGTCTCGTTCATGACGCTGATGCAGCGGCGCAGCCCGCGCGAGCTGATCGGCCGGGTCAGCGGCGCGGTCGAGGTGCTGATGGCCACCCCGCAGGCGGTCTCGCTGGCGGTGGGGTCGGTGCTGGTCAGCGTGCTGAGCTACCGGCAGATCTTCCTGGTGATCGCGGCCGTGGTCGCCCTGGGCGCCGCCTACATCGCGGCGCGGCTCCGCGACGCCATCGGCCGGACCGGCCGGACCGAACCGGTCGACGTCACCGAGTGA
- a CDS encoding nucleoside deaminase: protein MRAALEEARAALATGDVPIGAVVVDPSGPLVGRGRNVREADADPTGHAEVVALRAAAQARGEWRLDGCTLVVTLEPCTMCAGAAVLSRVDRIVFGAWDPKAGAVGSLWDVVRDRRLNHRPEVVPGVLAEESTALLEEFFRAHRAGAAEV from the coding sequence ATGCGCGCCGCCCTGGAGGAGGCGCGCGCGGCACTGGCCACCGGTGACGTCCCGATCGGCGCCGTGGTCGTGGACCCCTCCGGGCCTCTGGTCGGCCGCGGCCGCAACGTCCGGGAGGCCGACGCGGACCCGACCGGCCACGCCGAGGTGGTCGCGCTGCGCGCAGCCGCCCAGGCGCGCGGGGAGTGGCGGCTGGACGGCTGCACGCTGGTGGTGACCCTGGAGCCGTGCACGATGTGTGCCGGTGCGGCGGTGCTGAGCCGGGTCGACCGGATCGTTTTCGGCGCCTGGGATCCCAAGGCCGGCGCGGTCGGCAGCCTGTGGGACGTCGTGCGGGACCGGCGGCTCAACCACCGTCCCGAGGTGGTCCCCGGCGTGCTCGCGGAGGAGTCGACCGCGCTGCTCGAGGAGTTCTTCCGGGCCCATCGCGCCGGGGCCGCCGAGGTCTAG
- the upp gene encoding uracil phosphoribosyltransferase — MRTHVVDHPLVAHKLTVLRDETTDSPTFRRLADELVTLLAYEATRDVRVEPVEITTPVSPTTGVRLATPKPMVVPILRAGLGMLDGMMRLLPTAEVGFLGMVRNEETLEASTYAERLPEDLSGRQCYVLDPMLATGGTLAAAIRFLTDRGADHITAICLLAAPEGCRRLEDDLSGLAVPVTVVTAALDEKLNEKGYIVPGLGDAGDRLYGVAG, encoded by the coding sequence ATGCGCACCCACGTCGTCGACCACCCGCTCGTCGCCCACAAGCTCACCGTCCTGCGCGACGAGACGACCGACTCGCCGACCTTCCGCCGGCTGGCCGACGAGCTGGTGACGCTGCTGGCCTACGAGGCGACCCGCGACGTGCGCGTCGAGCCCGTCGAGATCACCACGCCGGTCTCCCCCACCACGGGCGTCCGGCTGGCCACCCCCAAGCCGATGGTGGTGCCGATCCTGCGCGCCGGCCTCGGCATGCTCGACGGGATGATGCGGCTGCTGCCGACGGCCGAGGTGGGCTTCCTGGGGATGGTGCGCAACGAGGAGACGCTCGAGGCCTCGACGTACGCCGAGCGGCTGCCCGAGGACCTCTCCGGGCGCCAGTGCTACGTGCTCGACCCGATGCTGGCGACCGGCGGCACCCTGGCCGCGGCCATCCGGTTCCTCACCGACCGGGGCGCCGACCACATCACCGCGATCTGCCTGCTCGCCGCCCCCGAGGGCTGCCGGCGGCTCGAGGACGACCTGTCCGGCCTGGCCGTGCCGGTGACGGTCGTGACCGCCGCGCTCGACGAGAAGCTCAACGAGAAGGGCTACATCGTCCCCGGGCTCGGCGACGCGGGCGACCGGCTCTACGGCGTGGCCGGCTGA
- a CDS encoding tRNA adenosine deaminase-associated protein has protein sequence MADQIDAVDFALAAYREEGDWQVQELAPDVFEDVTTLAHALRRLPGDTGALGMIAIDEDFFVIVRVAGPSTRVLLSDVTAADEWELASSVVDFLHLPDVEDEDEQVPAGDLDLVGDLGMNAMDMAVLLDDVDLYPDEMLSEVARRLGFGALFDEAVGLANA, from the coding sequence ATGGCCGACCAGATCGACGCAGTCGACTTCGCCCTGGCCGCCTACCGCGAGGAGGGTGACTGGCAGGTGCAGGAGCTCGCGCCGGACGTGTTCGAGGACGTCACCACGCTCGCCCACGCGCTGCGCCGGCTGCCCGGGGACACCGGGGCGCTCGGCATGATCGCGATCGACGAGGACTTCTTCGTGATCGTCCGGGTCGCCGGCCCCAGCACCCGGGTGCTGCTCTCCGACGTGACCGCCGCCGACGAGTGGGAGCTGGCGAGCTCGGTCGTGGACTTCCTCCACCTGCCCGACGTCGAGGACGAGGACGAGCAGGTGCCCGCCGGCGACCTCGACCTGGTCGGCGACCTGGGCATGAACGCCATGGACATGGCCGTGCTCCTCGACGACGTGGACCTCTACCCCGACGAGATGCTCTCCGAGGTGGCCCGCCGCCTCGGCTTCGGCGCGCTCTTCGACGAGGCCGTCGGCCTCGCCAACGCCTGA